In uncultured Trichococcus sp., the following are encoded in one genomic region:
- a CDS encoding DUF5388 domain-containing protein produces the protein MALLNHSEVKNTGKKILTRGPKIETANKVNRGDNRTEAYLLMNLALRGKNVLSSYVTEPVNIRVDNHIRNHIAALITMGHSDTQKDMVELVLNLYIENLSNGEFKRFEDLVQIYEDKDVKKHQKKAGL, from the coding sequence ATGGCGTTACTGAATCATAGTGAAGTAAAAAACACCGGTAAAAAGATCCTAACGCGAGGCCCAAAAATAGAGACAGCCAACAAAGTTAATCGGGGCGATAATCGAACTGAAGCCTACCTGTTAATGAACCTAGCTCTAAGGGGGAAAAATGTTCTATCCAGCTATGTAACGGAACCTGTGAATATTCGAGTGGACAACCACATCCGTAATCATATAGCGGCTCTTATTACAATGGGCCATTCGGACACTCAAAAAGATATGGTGGAATTGGTACTGAATCTCTATATTGAAAATTTAAGTAATGGTGAATTTAAGCGATTTGAAGATTTAGTTCAAATCTATGAAGATAAAGATGTGAAGAAACATCAGAAAAAGGCTGGATTATAG